The Scleropages formosus chromosome 9, fSclFor1.1, whole genome shotgun sequence DNA segment AGAAAGTCCACCGCAAACTGGTGACATATAAACTTTTCacatattaatgtaaattactATTTTTTGTGATTTAGCAACACCTTTTATTCAAGGTGATTGCAGTTCAGTTAGTAAGATACTTCTTTACTgtcatatttatatatgttcaaaatcatttatacattttcaaggTGTAGagttattattttatgtatatattaatgTGAGAGAATGAAACAGAATGTATAATGTAGAAGTTCGTGTTCGGATCTAATTGTGTCAATAGTAAAGAACCTACTTTTATTTCTACTTGCTGCCCTTCACAGTGTTAGAATGCATCACCTTGTTTTACCACATTATATCCCTGTCTTTAAGAATGGGTTACACATTATATGCTGCGTAGTTTCCTGTGGCATTAATAAATCTCGCTATCTATGCTCcgtataaaatttaaaagcacGTTTCTGCCTCCTTATAATATAGGATTTATAGTGAAGAAAAGGGAGATGAATTTCCCCCCCCACACTCCCTCAAAGGGCACCGACGAGAACGATTACTGCTTTGCATAAATGATATATTTGACCAAACACCTAGAATGACTTAAGGCAAAGACACTTTCATGGAGTTTTTATTGCTCAAAAGTGCAAAAAGTATAAAACTATACATACACCTGTACATGTTTCCTTAGTtaaaagctatttacaatacTTTATGAGGCCATCATCCTATTTGGCTTCAGAAGAGACATTTCATCACATGCGCAGCCTGACACGGCCAATTATACATTATTGCTTTTCATTGCAGTATAAGGCTTTGAACTCATAAAGCGACACTTTACATCGTCCATCCTCCCTTGCCGTAGAGGGAAGAAAAGTggcacaactttttttttttttttatcgcgTCGCTGTGCTTTGCCGACAGTCCCGGCAGCAGACAGGGAGCGAGACCACGGCAAGAAGGGCGgcgccctccccccccccccccccccccccccccccccccgcggttTCAGGCGTTGTTGTAGTTGCAGTAGTAGACGGCCGTGCTGGCGTCCGACAGCACCGAGGAGATGAGGCCCTCGGGGGGCCCCATGTTGGCCTCGTGGCCCCCGAAAGGCAGGCCGCCCAGCTCGGGCCTCACGGAGGAGTTCAGGTACTGCTCAAACTCGTTGCGGTCCACGTCAGACAGCAAGTCGGGCTGCCCCATCGGCTCCACCCCCTCCGAGGAATGCCCGTCGCCCGAGGGGGACAGATGTCCGACCGGGTGGCCCTGCGGCCGTTTCGGGTGGACGGGGCCGCAGTGCTGGCTGTAGTATAGCGCCAGGGGGTTGGGGCAGCTCATGAAGCCGGGCAGGGGGCCACCGTGGCCCACGGGCCCGGGCTGCTCCACCGGGGCCAGGTGTCTGTGCAGCATGGCGTTGCTGTGGGGATCCTGGGGGGCGTAGTCGGCGGGCGGAGCGTGGTAGGAGTAGCCGGCGGGCGCGGAGTGGCAGTCCTCCTGGGCGTGTGGTGGGAAGAAGGCCGGGTCGCCTTCCATGGCGTCCAGTGGGGACGCGTCAGGGGTGGGCAGGCTGTAGGGTTCGAAGTGCGCCGCCATCCCCGGCGCATCACGGTAGTGCCCTAGCGGAGGGATCTGGCCCGGTACCTGGTAGTCGTGCTGGTGGTAGCCGGCTGCAGCCAGGCCGTCCGTGCAGAGCCTCCCATCGCCGCCGATGGTCGCGCCCGCGTGCTCCGGCACCCCGTGCACCAGGAAACCCGAGTCCAGCCGCTTGATCCTCTTCACCTGCTTCCTCCGCCGAGGGCGGTACTTGTAGTTGGGGTGGTCCTGCATGTGCTGCACCCGGAGCCGCTCGGCCTCCTCCACGAACGGACGCTTCTCGGCAACCGGCAGCGCCTTCCAGGACTTTCCTGTGGAACAACGAGACAAGAGCGTCAAGCAGCTTGCGGTGGTCCTCTACACACAACGGCACAACCGTAACGAATAATAACCGCAATATTACAACGAGGGTTACTGTTAacgtacatttttttccaaataattttaacatataGACTTTTACACGTGAACTTTTCATCAATGGAAATGACAGAGAAGATTGGTGGCGTTTGTAACTTTTTGTCATTCCACACCAAGTGTCTTCCTACCAGCAGCTTAACCTCATCCGAACTCTTTACTTTACTTAATGTTCCATTGATCTTATTTTCTCTCTTGTAGTTAATTTCCAGCTTTTACCAGAGTTATTACACTCACTGCTCTGTGAAGCCCTTCACGAGCAGAGGCGCCCCACCGCCggtattcatttaataattgAGTCTCTGCTCCTGGGAAAAATCCATCTCCTTAATGAGCGCCACAAAGTTACGTAACAAacgaaatgaaattaaatgaaatgcgGCGAAAAAAGCGCGCTCTCGCGCCATTGCATTTTCCCCATGACAAGTGATCAGGGTATCGATCAGGGTGGCCGATCAGGGTGGCCGCGCTCACCGAGCATCTTGCTGAGCTCCGCGTTGTGCAGGTCCGGGTTCTGCTGCGCGAGCCGCTTGCGCTCGTCCTTCGCCCACACCATGAACGCGTTCATGGGCCGCCGGATGCGCGGCTCGCTCCTGGCACGGCTCTGGCCCGCGGAGCCCGACGGGCACGGGCACGGCTCGCTCTTCACCTTGGGCTCGCCCGGCGGGCTCAGCGGGTCCGTCCAGCGGCAGGGTCCGACTCCGGGCATCATGATCGGGGGCGCGCACCGTGCCTGGGACTGGGACTGGCTCTGGTCGTCGCTCGCGTACCCGGCATCGGGGCTGCTCATGTCGGACCGGCTGAGAACCCCCGGGGCAAAAGGGCAACTTTGTGTCCGAGATCAAAAAATTTGAGTgatgaggaaagaaagaaagaaaaaaaaaaaaaaacgtgaaacGATAAGGAAAATAAACCTGAAAAAGTTGCCAGATCTTTGCGAAGAAGAACAAGTCCTCGTTACGGCTCCGATCGGACTGAATCAAAGCTCGGCGTGCGGCGCGAGCGCGAGCCGACGGTCCGCGCGACAGTTCCTTTTTCCTCGCTGTCACGCAGAAAGGCTCGAGGCGCTTTAAAAGCGCGCGGGCGGCCAATGGGCGCGGGGGTGGGAGGATCTCCCTCCGCGAAGGTGTGAGGAGTTTGtacggggtgggggtggaccCCCCGCGGAGGGAGGCGTCACCAGCGCCGCCGTGTCACCGCATCGCGACCCTCCGATCGTGACCACCTTGCGGTGTCTTTCTTGCGCgttttaacacaaaataaatcatCGGACGCAGCGGCGGGAAAGGAGCGCGCGCACTCACTCGGTCACAAACCCACGACACCGGggtgccattattattattatcattatcattattttctGCATTAGGCAAAATGGAGgaatgctttttaaataagtaaGCAGATTATACATGCCTtccgtgcgtgcgcgcgcgcgcacgacAAAGCGCACCACCCTGTGCTTCGGAGTAGGGTGTGTTCTCTGCGCGTGTTTCACTTCACTTGTAAATGACCATCACACCCGCTGCTGTGCTGGGATGCACAGTGAGAGGATCGCAGGAGCTGGCCTGGATGATGATGACCCCTGTGACCCCCAGCGGTCAGTGCACTGATGGACTGACGGTCACACTGACCGCTGGGTGTATTAACAGGACCCATCTGCAAACTGAGTTTGAGAAATTAAACACGCTGCAGAGCGACACCCTTCAGATGAGGCTGACGGGCACCTCCTGCACAGGCCATCGGTGAAGAACACACTGCGGAACAAGGAGATCTGTGTGACTCGTGTTCTGATTTTCGGTTGATCCAATCGGCCGGTGCAACGGAGGCCGTTAGTGGTGTAATTAACCACGGTGATGTATGGAACATTATCAGAAACACACATTCATATGTAAATTCACCCCAAGGCCTATTTATCGTTACAGTTCGAAAATGGTCACATTCTTCATATGTCTTTTGTTTCATGTTGGAGTTCTGTTATAAACACATTAGTGTTCCTGTGAGCGCCTGTTGGTTCACAGTACAGTGG contains these protein-coding regions:
- the sox17 gene encoding transcription factor SOX-17, coding for MSSPDAGYASDDQSQSQSQARCAPPIMMPGVGPCRWTDPLSPPGEPKVKSEPCPCPSGSAGQSRARSEPRIRRPMNAFMVWAKDERKRLAQQNPDLHNAELSKMLGKSWKALPVAEKRPFVEEAERLRVQHMQDHPNYKYRPRRRKQVKRIKRLDSGFLVHGVPEHAGATIGGDGRLCTDGLAAAGYHQHDYQVPGQIPPLGHYRDAPGMAAHFEPYSLPTPDASPLDAMEGDPAFFPPHAQEDCHSAPAGYSYHAPPADYAPQDPHSNAMLHRHLAPVEQPGPVGHGGPLPGFMSCPNPLALYYSQHCGPVHPKRPQGHPVGHLSPSGDGHSSEGVEPMGQPDLLSDVDRNEFEQYLNSSVRPELGGLPFGGHEANMGPPEGLISSVLSDASTAVYYCNYNNA